A single region of the Pontimicrobium sp. SW4 genome encodes:
- a CDS encoding class I SAM-dependent methyltransferase: protein MTTYKKYFEVNKDTWNEKVKVHAKSAMYDIEAFKKGNSSLMPYELNALGDVKNKSMLHLQCHFGQDTLSWSRLGAKCVGVDLSDEGIKLAKQLNGELNLDAEFICCNVLETYIYVKETFDIVFTSYGVIGWLPDLKPWGKMIAERLKPGGVFYMVEFHPIVWMFDYANGKQEMKYGYMQDEVIYEEYEGTYANQDSKMISKEYGWNHGLSEVINVLTEAGLHIDHLNEYNESPYNVLPDLVKTESGMYTTKDQLYPLIFELKARKI from the coding sequence ATGACAACTTATAAAAAATATTTCGAAGTTAATAAAGATACGTGGAATGAAAAGGTTAAAGTTCATGCTAAAAGTGCTATGTATGATATAGAGGCCTTTAAAAAAGGGAATTCTTCTTTAATGCCTTATGAATTAAATGCTTTGGGAGATGTGAAAAATAAATCTATGTTGCATTTACAATGTCATTTTGGTCAAGACACCTTAAGTTGGAGTAGGTTAGGAGCGAAGTGTGTTGGAGTGGATTTAAGTGATGAAGGCATAAAATTGGCGAAACAACTTAATGGTGAATTAAACTTAGACGCTGAATTTATTTGCTGTAATGTTTTGGAAACATATATATACGTCAAGGAAACTTTTGATATCGTTTTTACAAGCTATGGTGTTATTGGTTGGCTGCCAGATTTAAAACCTTGGGGTAAAATGATTGCCGAAAGACTTAAACCAGGAGGCGTTTTTTATATGGTAGAATTTCACCCAATTGTGTGGATGTTTGATTACGCAAATGGTAAACAAGAAATGAAATATGGCTACATGCAAGATGAGGTGATTTATGAAGAGTATGAAGGTACTTATGCTAATCAGGATTCAAAAATGATTAGTAAAGAATATGGATGGAATCATGGATTGAGTGAGGTCATTAATGTGCTTACAGAAGCTGGCTTACATATAGACCATTTAAACGAATACAATGAAAGTCCATATAATGTATTACCAGATTTGGTTAAAACCGAATCAGGAATGTATACCACTAAAGACCAATTATATCCTTTAATTTTTGAGTTAAAGGCGAGAAAAATTTGA
- the lpxK gene encoding tetraacyldisaccharide 4'-kinase, producing the protein MKILRNILLPIVPVYYGVTWLRNVLYDKGVFKSKSYDFPIICVGNLSVGGTGKTPMIEYLVRLLKNKYQLATLSRGYKRSTNGFLIADKTSTVETIGDEPYQFYSKFKDIIVSVDANRQQGISKLRSLKKPDIILLDDAFQHRKVKAGFNILLTSYYKLYIDDISLPTGDLREPKSGANRADIIVVTKCPNDITIEERSNIISSLKRPAQDVFFSTIDYSSVIYSSNESINLDGLKDVSFTLVTGIANAVPLVNFLNDEAYRFEHINFKDHHVFTNVDIETLNEKEIIVTTEKDFTKLGDKLSGNRLYYLPIETKIFEHEKFNKILLDFCSEY; encoded by the coding sequence GTGAAAATATTAAGAAACATATTATTACCAATTGTTCCTGTTTACTATGGAGTTACATGGTTGCGAAATGTTTTGTACGATAAAGGTGTTTTTAAATCTAAAAGTTACGATTTTCCAATAATTTGTGTTGGAAATTTGAGTGTTGGTGGTACAGGAAAAACACCAATGATAGAATATTTAGTAAGACTTTTAAAGAATAAATATCAGCTAGCAACCTTAAGTAGAGGTTACAAGCGTTCAACTAATGGATTCTTAATTGCTGACAAAACTTCTACAGTGGAAACAATAGGTGATGAGCCATATCAATTTTATTCGAAATTTAAGGATATTATAGTAAGTGTTGATGCTAATAGACAGCAAGGTATTTCAAAATTAAGAAGTTTAAAGAAACCTGATATTATCCTATTGGATGATGCGTTTCAGCATAGAAAAGTTAAAGCTGGATTTAATATTTTATTAACTTCTTATTATAAATTATATATTGATGATATCTCTTTGCCAACTGGCGATTTGCGAGAGCCAAAATCTGGAGCTAATAGAGCCGATATTATCGTAGTCACAAAATGCCCAAATGATATAACTATTGAGGAGCGAAGTAATATTATTAGTAGCCTAAAAAGACCTGCTCAAGATGTCTTTTTTAGCACTATTGATTACTCTAGTGTTATCTATTCTAGCAATGAGAGTATAAATTTGGATGGATTGAAAGATGTTAGTTTTACTCTTGTAACTGGGATTGCGAATGCAGTTCCGTTGGTTAATTTCTTAAATGACGAGGCTTACAGGTTTGAGCATATTAACTTTAAAGATCATCATGTATTTACTAATGTAGATATTGAAACTTTAAATGAAAAAGAAATAATTGTTACTACAGAAAAAGATTTTACGAAACTTGGAGATAAATTGTCTGGAAATAGACTTTATTACCTACCAATTGAAACCAAGATTTTTGAGCACGAAAAATTCAATAAAATACTATTGGATTTTTGCTCAGAATATTAA
- the gap gene encoding type I glyceraldehyde-3-phosphate dehydrogenase, whose translation MINIAINGFGRIGRRVFRLLLNNPNIQIVAINDLADSKTLSHLLKYDSIHGVLPNSISSDNQNIIIDGKKVNLQNHNHPKLINWKPFDVDFVIEATGKFKSLNDLNHHIYNGASKVILSVPPTDDSIKTVVLGVNEDILCKNDVIISNASCTTNNAAPMIDIINKLCGIKQAYITTIHSYTTDQSLHDQPHRDLRRARAAGQSIVPTTTGAAKALTKIFPDLSEVIGGCGIRVPVANGSLTDITFNVKNNVTVDQVNNTFKKASESNYKGILEYTEDPIVSIDIVGNPYSCIFDSQMTSVIGNMVKIIGWYDNETGYSSRIIDLISKLEES comes from the coding sequence ATGATTAACATTGCCATAAACGGTTTTGGTAGAATTGGAAGACGTGTTTTTAGATTACTGCTAAACAATCCTAACATCCAAATAGTTGCAATTAATGATCTTGCTGATAGCAAAACACTTAGTCATTTGCTTAAATATGATAGTATACATGGTGTTTTACCAAATAGCATTTCTTCGGATAATCAAAATATTATTATAGATGGCAAAAAAGTAAATTTACAAAACCATAATCACCCAAAACTTATTAATTGGAAACCTTTTGACGTTGATTTTGTTATTGAAGCTACAGGGAAATTTAAATCTTTAAACGATTTAAACCATCATATTTATAATGGTGCTTCAAAAGTTATTTTATCTGTTCCTCCAACTGACGATTCCATCAAAACAGTAGTTTTAGGTGTTAATGAAGATATTCTATGCAAAAATGATGTGATAATTTCTAATGCATCATGTACTACTAATAATGCAGCTCCAATGATTGACATCATTAATAAGCTATGTGGTATTAAGCAAGCTTACATTACTACTATACACTCTTATACCACAGACCAAAGTCTACACGATCAACCTCATAGGGATTTAAGACGTGCTAGAGCAGCTGGACAATCCATTGTACCTACTACAACTGGAGCTGCAAAAGCTTTAACTAAAATTTTTCCGGATTTATCCGAAGTTATTGGAGGTTGTGGTATTAGAGTGCCAGTTGCAAATGGCTCATTAACCGATATAACCTTTAATGTGAAAAATAATGTTACTGTAGATCAAGTTAATAATACCTTTAAAAAAGCTTCTGAATCTAACTACAAAGGTATTTTAGAATATACTGAAGACCCAATTGTATCAATAGATATAGTAGGCAATCCTTATTCTTGTATTTTTGATTCTCAAATGACTTCTGTAATAGGAAATATGGTTAAAATCATTGGTTGGTACGATAATGAGACTGGATATTCAAGCAGAATTATTGATTTAATTTCTAAATTAGAAGAAAGTTAG
- a CDS encoding C4-type zinc ribbon domain-containing protein — translation MAKKKEVTVEERLRALYDLQLIDSRVDEIRNVRGELPLEVRDLEDEVEGLKTRLQKLDDSLLDISEQIKSKKNLIEEAKALIKKYSEQQKNVRNNREYNSLTKETEFQELEIQLAEKHIKEFNAQIEQKKEVIDETKSRLKERETHLKHKKGELDAILSETEKEEQALLKKSEEYKTSIEERLVLAYSRIRENVKNGLAVVAIERGASGGSFFTIPPQVQAEIASRKKIITDEHSGRILVDEVLANEQKAKMEKMFSKL, via the coding sequence ATGGCTAAAAAGAAAGAAGTTACTGTAGAAGAGCGATTAAGAGCGCTATACGATTTACAATTAATCGATTCTCGCGTTGACGAAATTAGAAATGTAAGAGGAGAACTTCCTTTAGAAGTACGTGATTTAGAAGATGAAGTTGAAGGATTAAAAACTAGACTTCAAAAATTAGATGACAGTCTTTTGGATATAAGTGAGCAAATTAAGTCTAAAAAGAACTTAATTGAAGAAGCAAAAGCACTTATAAAAAAGTACTCTGAACAACAAAAAAATGTTAGAAATAACAGAGAATATAATTCTTTAACTAAAGAAACTGAATTTCAAGAATTAGAAATTCAATTGGCTGAAAAGCATATTAAAGAATTTAATGCTCAAATTGAGCAGAAAAAAGAAGTTATAGACGAAACTAAATCTCGTTTAAAAGAAAGAGAAACACATTTAAAACACAAAAAAGGTGAATTAGATGCCATTCTTTCTGAAACTGAAAAAGAAGAGCAAGCACTTTTAAAGAAAAGTGAAGAATACAAAACTTCAATTGAAGAAAGATTAGTTCTTGCGTATTCAAGAATTCGTGAAAATGTAAAAAACGGATTAGCTGTTGTTGCCATTGAAAGAGGTGCCTCAGGAGGTTCTTTCTTTACAATTCCGCCTCAAGTTCAAGCAGAAATTGCTTCTCGCAAAAAAATAATCACGGACGAACATAGTGGTCGTATTCTAGTTGACGAAGTTTTAGCAAATGAGCAAAAAGCAAAAATGGAAAAAATGTTTTCTAAATTATAA
- a CDS encoding ATP-binding protein, with translation MSQIKYYIFVFLVLLITSSHSQDRIEDDVALDQNRIDFFINEADKETQQSNYYKAITTLQKGLVIAEKIESEKDQGIIQSKIANLQYNLENYQEAGFTIIKAMNIQSRIDDKVNLAVSRYTCGIIYLAQKDYTNALDYFKSAKTIFEEENINELVAKVTLNEAKTYMAQNNLTEANALVDKAIILSKKYNLPVIQSSALIKSGNIAYKEGKYQRALAQTIEGSNLAKTTGNLSVLNESYKALSDIYEKTGNYKLANTNLHLFIKLSDSILSIKEEHLTAEKETLDADKDTLIQTQADQIKEKNESDSLNKLTTILSVGLITILSLLTLSLYKNNNIRLKTNNMLYRKNEELLTEKERAEIAAKTKTNFLSTVTHELRTPLYAVTGLTNMLLEENPRKEQIQHLKSLKFSGDYLLTFINDILQINKIEANKVELDPEVFNLKNKVENVIAALNNSALDNNIFIHFEYDKKLPEIYNGDQLKISQILINLIGNAIKFTKDGDIWVRLTQLGVKGKTHSIRLEIEDNGIGITKEKQDSMFESFSQGSVQINRKYGGTGLGLSIVKGLVKILKGKIYLKSELGKGTSFFVEIPLEESKEVTNVKSKDYAKDLNNLDLENVRILVVEDNKINQMITKKILNKMNLVCDLVDNGEDAVEKVKEVNYNVVLMDIHMPGISGLEATKQIREFDKELTIFALTAVTLEDKMQEFEEAGFDDIISKPFKQEDFEKKLYEALKENETSASA, from the coding sequence ATGTCCCAAATCAAATATTACATATTTGTTTTTTTAGTCTTATTAATAACAAGTTCTCATTCTCAAGATAGAATAGAGGACGATGTTGCTTTAGATCAAAATAGAATTGATTTTTTCATAAATGAAGCTGATAAAGAAACTCAGCAATCTAATTATTATAAAGCCATTACCACTCTTCAAAAAGGGCTAGTTATTGCAGAAAAAATAGAGAGTGAAAAAGATCAAGGCATTATACAATCTAAGATAGCAAACTTACAATATAATTTAGAAAACTACCAAGAAGCGGGATTTACCATTATCAAGGCAATGAATATTCAAAGTAGGATAGATGATAAGGTCAATCTTGCCGTTTCTAGATATACCTGCGGTATTATTTACTTAGCTCAAAAAGATTACACGAATGCTTTAGATTATTTTAAATCTGCTAAAACAATTTTTGAAGAAGAAAATATTAATGAGCTAGTAGCAAAAGTTACTTTAAATGAAGCAAAAACCTATATGGCTCAAAATAATTTAACCGAAGCCAATGCTTTGGTTGATAAAGCAATTATTTTATCAAAAAAATATAACTTACCAGTTATACAAAGTTCTGCTTTAATAAAAAGTGGAAATATTGCTTATAAAGAAGGTAAATACCAGAGAGCTTTAGCACAAACTATTGAAGGCTCAAATCTTGCTAAAACCACAGGGAATTTGAGCGTTTTAAACGAAAGCTATAAGGCTTTAAGTGATATTTATGAAAAAACTGGTAATTACAAATTAGCAAATACAAACCTGCATCTTTTTATAAAACTTAGCGACTCAATCTTAAGTATTAAAGAAGAACACCTCACAGCAGAAAAAGAAACTCTTGATGCAGATAAGGACACCTTAATACAAACACAAGCTGATCAAATTAAAGAAAAGAATGAATCAGATAGCTTAAACAAGCTAACTACTATTTTAAGTGTTGGTTTGATTACAATACTGTCATTACTTACTTTATCACTATACAAAAACAACAATATTAGATTAAAAACTAATAACATGTTGTATCGTAAAAATGAAGAATTATTAACAGAAAAAGAAAGAGCTGAAATTGCAGCAAAAACCAAAACAAATTTCTTATCTACTGTAACACATGAGTTAAGAACGCCTCTATATGCTGTTACAGGTTTGACAAATATGCTGTTGGAAGAAAACCCAAGAAAAGAGCAAATACAACATTTAAAGTCGCTTAAATTTTCTGGTGATTATTTATTAACCTTTATTAATGATATTCTTCAAATAAATAAAATTGAAGCCAACAAAGTAGAGTTAGATCCTGAAGTTTTCAATCTAAAAAATAAAGTAGAAAATGTTATTGCTGCATTAAATAATTCGGCTCTAGACAACAATATATTTATTCATTTTGAGTATGACAAAAAGCTACCTGAAATATATAATGGCGACCAATTAAAAATCTCTCAAATCCTTATTAATCTTATTGGTAATGCTATCAAATTCACTAAAGATGGAGATATATGGGTAAGATTAACACAATTAGGTGTTAAAGGTAAAACCCATTCTATTCGCCTTGAAATAGAAGATAACGGAATTGGAATCACTAAAGAAAAGCAAGACAGTATGTTTGAAAGTTTCTCTCAAGGATCTGTTCAAATTAATAGAAAATATGGAGGAACCGGACTTGGTCTTTCAATTGTAAAAGGTTTAGTTAAAATATTAAAAGGTAAAATTTATTTAAAAAGCGAACTGGGGAAAGGAACAAGCTTTTTTGTAGAAATACCTTTAGAAGAAAGTAAAGAAGTAACAAATGTTAAAAGTAAAGATTACGCAAAAGATTTAAATAACTTAGATTTAGAAAACGTGAGAATTTTAGTAGTAGAAGACAACAAAATTAACCAAATGATTACTAAAAAAATCTTGAATAAGATGAATTTAGTTTGTGATTTGGTTGACAACGGTGAAGACGCTGTTGAAAAAGTAAAGGAAGTGAATTACAATGTCGTTCTTATGGACATTCACATGCCAGGAATTAGTGGTTTAGAAGCCACCAAACAAATACGTGAGTTTGACAAAGAGCTTACCATTTTTGCCCTTACAGCTGTAACGCTAGAGGACAAAATGCAGGAATTTGAAGAAGCAGGTTTTGACGATATTATATCAAAGCCATTTAAGCAAGAAGATTTTGAGAAAAAATTATATGAAGCGTTAAAAGAAAACGAAACGTCTGCTTCAGCTTAA
- the kynU gene encoding kynureninase — MFNYKLGLEYAKQQDQNDSLASYRNQFHVPKDKEGNNWLYFTGNSLGLQPKSTKKYINQELEDWANLGVEGHFEAKNPWMPYHEYLTNSMAKIVGAKPIEVVIMNTLTTNLHLLMVSFYQPTKTKYKIVIESDAFPSDRYAVQTQLEFHGFDANEGLIEWKPRQGEELLRIEDLENILEDQGDEIALLLIGGVNYYTGQYLNLKRIAELGHSKNCMVGIDLAHGAGNIQPELHDSGVDFAAWCTYKYLNSGPGSLAGLFVHEKHAHNKNLKRFAGWWSHNKSTRFNMRQPLDIIPGAEGWQLSNPPILSMAAIKASLDMFNDVGMDALREKSKKLTGYFEFLINELKNDKIKIITPSNPDERGCQLSIQVKDADKSLHQKLTDTHIITDWREPNVIRCAPVPLYNSFEDVYRMVEKLKKILN; from the coding sequence TTGTTCAACTATAAACTAGGTCTTGAATATGCTAAGCAACAAGATCAAAATGATTCACTTGCTTCTTATAGAAATCAATTTCACGTTCCTAAAGATAAAGAAGGGAATAATTGGTTGTATTTTACCGGAAATTCTCTCGGTTTACAGCCAAAATCAACAAAAAAATATATAAATCAAGAGCTAGAAGATTGGGCGAATTTAGGTGTAGAAGGTCACTTTGAAGCAAAAAATCCTTGGATGCCATATCATGAGTATTTAACCAATTCTATGGCAAAAATTGTCGGTGCGAAACCAATTGAAGTGGTCATTATGAATACCCTTACCACAAATCTCCATTTGTTAATGGTATCCTTTTATCAACCAACAAAAACCAAATACAAAATAGTGATTGAAAGTGATGCATTTCCATCAGATAGGTATGCTGTACAAACACAATTAGAGTTTCATGGTTTTGATGCTAACGAAGGATTGATTGAATGGAAACCCAGACAAGGTGAAGAATTATTACGAATAGAAGATTTAGAAAATATTCTTGAAGACCAAGGAGATGAAATAGCATTGCTTTTAATTGGAGGTGTCAACTATTATACAGGACAATATCTTAACTTAAAACGCATTGCAGAACTTGGTCATTCTAAAAACTGTATGGTTGGAATTGACCTCGCTCATGGTGCTGGAAATATTCAACCTGAGTTACATGATTCAGGTGTTGATTTTGCTGCTTGGTGCACTTATAAATACTTAAACTCTGGTCCTGGAAGCTTAGCTGGTTTATTTGTACATGAAAAACATGCACATAATAAAAATTTAAAGCGCTTTGCAGGTTGGTGGAGCCATAACAAATCGACACGATTTAATATGCGTCAACCACTCGATATTATTCCTGGTGCCGAAGGTTGGCAATTAAGTAATCCTCCTATTCTATCTATGGCTGCTATTAAAGCATCGCTAGATATGTTTAATGATGTTGGAATGGATGCTTTAAGAGAAAAGTCTAAAAAGCTTACTGGTTATTTTGAGTTCTTGATTAATGAACTGAAAAATGATAAAATAAAGATTATTACGCCTTCAAATCCAGACGAACGAGGTTGTCAATTATCAATACAAGTTAAAGATGCTGATAAAAGTTTACATCAAAAACTAACTGATACTCATATCATTACAGATTGGCGAGAACCAAATGTGATAAGATGTGCTCCAGTACCTTTATACAATAGTTTTGAAGATGTTTACAGAATGGTTGAAAAATTAAAGAAAATATTAAACTGA
- a CDS encoding Nif3-like dinuclear metal center hexameric protein has translation MIVQDVINHLEELAPLSYAEDFDNVGLLVGDKNNKVSGILVTLDALETVIDEAIEKNCNLIVSFHPIIFKGLKTLTGKSYVERVVIKAIKNNISIFATHTALDNALQGVNDKICEQLGLINREILIPQVGTIKKLTTYVPKNNVGKVREALFNVGAGAIGNYNNCSFNVSGIGTFNGNENSNPTIGEKGVTQQEEEIKLTVTFQKHLESKVLQTLFKNHPYEEVAYEVTTLENKNQHIGMGMIGEFENAMTETSFLEHLKSTMQTECVRHSSLLNKPIKKVAVLGGSGSFAISAAKSAGADAFVTADLKYHDFFTAENMLLLTDIGHYESEQYTKNLLVAYLTKKIPNFAIVLSNTNTNPVKYL, from the coding sequence ATGATTGTACAAGACGTTATTAATCACTTAGAAGAATTAGCTCCTTTATCTTATGCCGAAGATTTTGACAATGTTGGCTTATTGGTTGGTGATAAAAATAATAAAGTTTCAGGCATTCTTGTAACATTAGACGCTCTTGAAACAGTAATAGATGAAGCTATTGAAAAAAACTGCAACCTTATTGTGAGCTTTCATCCTATAATTTTTAAAGGGTTAAAAACACTAACAGGAAAATCCTATGTAGAACGTGTTGTGATTAAAGCCATAAAAAATAACATTTCAATTTTTGCAACTCATACAGCTTTAGACAATGCATTACAGGGAGTAAACGATAAAATTTGTGAGCAACTTGGGCTTATAAATAGAGAAATACTTATACCTCAAGTAGGCACCATAAAAAAACTAACCACGTATGTCCCAAAAAATAATGTTGGAAAAGTAAGAGAAGCGTTATTTAATGTTGGAGCTGGTGCAATTGGTAATTATAACAATTGTAGTTTTAATGTTAGCGGTATTGGTACCTTTAATGGAAATGAAAACTCCAATCCAACAATTGGAGAAAAAGGAGTTACTCAGCAGGAAGAAGAAATAAAACTCACAGTTACTTTTCAAAAACATCTAGAATCAAAAGTTTTACAAACGCTTTTTAAAAATCACCCATACGAAGAAGTTGCTTATGAAGTAACAACGCTGGAAAATAAAAATCAACATATTGGTATGGGAATGATAGGCGAATTCGAAAATGCTATGACAGAAACTAGCTTTCTGGAGCATTTAAAATCAACAATGCAAACAGAATGTGTTCGTCATTCTTCCTTATTAAATAAACCCATAAAAAAAGTGGCTGTACTAGGAGGCTCAGGAAGTTTTGCTATTAGTGCAGCAAAGTCAGCAGGTGCAGACGCTTTTGTGACAGCCGATTTAAAATATCATGACTTTTTTACTGCCGAAAACATGCTGCTTTTAACAGATATTGGACACTACGAAAGTGAACAATACACAAAAAACCTTTTAGTAGCGTATCTTACAAAAAAAATTCCTAATTTTGCAATCGTTTTATCAAACACAAATACCAATCCTGTAAAGTATTTATAA
- a CDS encoding NAD(P)/FAD-dependent oxidoreductase has translation MKEKKQNILIIGAGLCGSLLALRLGQRGYNVTVYEMRPDLRKVDISAGRSINLAFSDRGNKAMKLVGIENKVKALCIPMNGRMLHDKEGNTFMSNYSGRDHEYINSISRGELNGLLLTEAEKHKNVTIHFNRKCKSVDFEKTTALFKDYDGNSEFVEDADIIIATDGAGSAMRKSYYLGKKFLFSFSQDYLTHGYKELSILPAKEGGYKTYKNALHIWPRGDFMLIALPNLDGSFTVTLFLSHDEGAYNFNNLTTHKIVTEFFKKEFPDALELMPNLVDDFFENPTAALGTVKCSPWHYKGNTLLMGDAAHAIVPFYGQGMNASFEDVVEFDKVLDQGLDNWEDIFTTYEKSRKKDTDAIADLAIDNFHEMKDHVSNAIFQEKRKLEMALEKNFPNEYSSKYSLVTFNEDINYRDALLRGRAQDKAILNMLSDGEIDTNGDLKSILEKVKQQTEAILEDDRIAGLK, from the coding sequence ATGAAAGAAAAAAAACAAAACATACTCATTATTGGAGCTGGACTATGCGGAAGTTTACTAGCACTTCGTTTAGGTCAAAGAGGTTATAATGTAACCGTTTACGAAATGCGTCCAGATTTACGAAAAGTAGACATCTCTGCGGGACGTTCGATTAATTTAGCGTTTTCAGATCGTGGTAATAAAGCTATGAAATTGGTAGGTATTGAAAATAAAGTAAAAGCACTCTGCATTCCAATGAATGGTCGTATGCTTCACGATAAAGAAGGCAATACTTTCATGTCTAATTATAGTGGTAGAGATCATGAATACATCAATTCCATCTCTCGAGGAGAACTCAATGGTTTATTGCTCACTGAAGCCGAAAAACATAAAAATGTCACTATCCATTTTAATAGAAAATGTAAATCGGTTGATTTTGAAAAAACCACAGCGTTGTTTAAAGATTATGATGGTAATTCAGAATTTGTAGAAGATGCTGATATCATCATTGCAACAGATGGTGCTGGTTCAGCAATGCGCAAAAGTTACTACTTAGGTAAAAAGTTTTTATTTAGTTTTTCGCAAGACTATCTAACACATGGTTACAAAGAGTTAAGTATTCTACCAGCAAAAGAAGGCGGTTATAAAACTTATAAAAATGCATTGCATATTTGGCCAAGAGGCGATTTTATGCTTATTGCCTTGCCTAATTTAGATGGAAGTTTTACAGTCACGCTATTTTTGAGCCATGATGAAGGTGCGTATAATTTCAACAATCTCACAACTCATAAAATCGTAACAGAATTCTTTAAAAAAGAATTTCCAGATGCTTTAGAACTCATGCCTAATTTAGTTGACGACTTCTTTGAAAACCCAACAGCAGCCTTAGGCACTGTAAAATGTTCGCCTTGGCATTATAAAGGAAATACTCTTTTAATGGGAGATGCAGCACATGCCATTGTGCCTTTTTATGGTCAAGGTATGAATGCCTCATTTGAAGACGTCGTAGAATTTGACAAAGTGCTTGACCAAGGTCTAGATAATTGGGAAGACATTTTTACGACCTACGAAAAATCACGTAAAAAAGATACTGATGCCATTGCAGATTTAGCCATCGATAATTTTCATGAAATGAAAGACCATGTATCCAACGCAATATTTCAAGAAAAACGTAAATTAGAAATGGCTTTAGAAAAGAATTTTCCTAATGAATATTCTTCAAAGTATTCATTAGTGACTTTTAATGAAGATATAAACTACAGAGACGCTTTGTTAAGAGGTCGTGCACAAGATAAAGCCATATTGAATATGCTTTCAGATGGTGAGATTGATACTAATGGTGATTTAAAAAGTATATTAGAAAAAGTAAAACAACAAACCGAAGCAATTCTAGAAGATGATAGAATTGCTGGATTAAAATAA
- the msrA gene encoding peptide-methionine (S)-S-oxide reductase MsrA: MKSLILSFSIALLFSCQNNAQQKTVATSNKSKIEQGLMTADPIEVPLQDGLARAYFASGCFWCVEAVYESVKGVKESISGYSGGHTLNPTYESSNTGKTGHAEAVEIIYDPKIVSFAILVDVYFGSQNVTQVNGQGPDIGSQYRSIIFYQNEDQKQVIIQKKEALAKKLDKRIAAEIMPFQKFWVGEDYHQDYERLNPDNPYIQRISIPRLNRFKQKFPHLLKEKH; the protein is encoded by the coding sequence ATGAAATCATTAATTCTCTCGTTTTCAATTGCATTATTATTTAGTTGCCAGAATAATGCGCAGCAAAAAACAGTAGCAACATCTAATAAAAGTAAAATAGAACAAGGGTTAATGACAGCTGACCCTATAGAAGTTCCTTTACAAGATGGTTTAGCAAGAGCCTATTTTGCTAGTGGCTGTTTTTGGTGTGTTGAAGCAGTTTATGAAAGCGTAAAAGGAGTTAAAGAATCTATTTCTGGTTATTCTGGTGGACACACATTAAATCCAACGTATGAGTCCAGTAATACAGGAAAAACTGGTCATGCCGAAGCTGTTGAGATTATTTACGACCCAAAAATTGTAAGTTTTGCTATATTAGTTGATGTGTATTTTGGCTCTCAAAATGTCACTCAAGTTAATGGACAAGGACCAGATATTGGCTCACAATATCGTTCCATTATTTTTTATCAAAATGAAGATCAAAAGCAAGTTATTATTCAAAAGAAAGAAGCTTTAGCAAAAAAACTCGATAAACGCATTGCTGCCGAAATTATGCCTTTTCAAAAATTTTGGGTTGGCGAAGATTATCATCAAGATTACGAACGTCTAAATCCAGACAACCCCTATATACAACGTATTTCTATACCAAGATTAAATCGTTTTAAGCAAAAGTTTCCTCACTTATTAAAAGAGAAACATTAA
- a CDS encoding RidA family protein, which produces MSDKVTPRGAYPHNRRAGDFIFISGTSSRRADNTIAGVDIIDDMGTKRLNIEVQTREVLQNIEKNLKSAGASMSDVVDVTSFLVNMNDFAGYNKAYAEFFNAETGPARTTVAVHQLPHPDLVVEIKVMAYKKD; this is translated from the coding sequence ATGAGTGACAAAGTAACACCAAGAGGGGCCTATCCACATAATAGAAGAGCTGGAGATTTTATTTTCATATCAGGCACAAGCTCTCGTCGTGCAGACAACACTATTGCAGGAGTTGATATTATTGACGACATGGGAACAAAACGCTTGAATATTGAAGTTCAAACTCGTGAAGTTTTGCAAAATATTGAAAAGAACTTAAAAAGTGCTGGTGCATCCATGAGTGATGTAGTAGATGTAACTTCTTTTCTTGTTAATATGAATGACTTTGCAGGTTACAATAAAGCCTATGCTGAATTTTTTAATGCTGAAACTGGACCAGCTAGAACTACGGTTGCGGTACACCAATTACCTCATCCCGACTTAGTGGTTGAGATTAAGGTAATGGCATATAAAAAAGACTAA